In one Hymenobacter sp. DG25B genomic region, the following are encoded:
- a CDS encoding NTP transferase domain-containing protein: protein MPTLLLLAAGSSSRLGQPKQLLHFEGKSLLRRAAETAVAANLGPVVVVTGALHELLLPELADLPVTVTRNQEWERGMGSSIKAGLVVAEAAGPVTSVLIMLCDQPLITPELLRRLHQEHQQNSLPITATEYEGISGVPVLFAPDMLPLLRALPDGAGARQLLQQHPAWVAAVAFPAAALDIDTPAQYERLLQEPPATQVR from the coding sequence ATGCCCACCCTACTGCTTCTGGCTGCCGGCTCTTCTTCCCGCTTAGGACAACCCAAGCAGCTTTTACATTTTGAAGGAAAGTCTTTGTTGCGGCGGGCAGCAGAAACAGCCGTGGCTGCCAACCTGGGCCCGGTGGTGGTAGTGACGGGTGCTTTGCACGAGCTGCTGCTGCCGGAACTGGCCGATTTGCCGGTCACTGTAACGCGCAATCAGGAGTGGGAGCGGGGGATGGGCTCATCCATCAAAGCGGGACTTGTGGTGGCCGAAGCAGCCGGCCCCGTAACCAGCGTACTCATCATGCTCTGCGACCAGCCTCTGATAACCCCGGAGCTGCTACGCCGCTTGCACCAGGAGCACCAGCAGAATTCATTGCCCATCACTGCCACCGAATACGAGGGCATCAGCGGGGTGCCGGTACTGTTTGCGCCGGACATGCTGCCACTATTGCGCGCCCTGCCCGATGGTGCCGGCGCCCGCCAGCTGCTGCAGCAACATCCCGCCTGGGTAGCCGCCGTGGCATTTCCGGCGGCGGCGCTGGATATAGATACCCCCGCGCAGTATGAACGCCTGCTGCAAGAGCCTCCTGCTACTCAGGTGCGCTGA